The following are from one region of the Salvelinus fontinalis isolate EN_2023a chromosome 5, ASM2944872v1, whole genome shotgun sequence genome:
- the LOC129855698 gene encoding protein yippee-like 3, with product MVKLTKAKTFQAYLDSCHRRYSCVHCRAHLANHDDLISKSFQGSQGRAYLFNSVVNVGCGPAEERLLLTGLHAVADIYCENCHTTLGWKYEQAFELSQKYKEGKFIIELSHMIKDNGWD from the exons ATGGTGAAGCTGACGAAGGCTAAGACGTTCCAGGCGTACCTAGACTCGTGCCACCGCAGGTACAGCTGTGTTCACTGCCGAGCACACCTGGCCAACCATGATGACCTCATCTCCAAG TCTTTTCAGGGTAGCCAGGGACGTGCTTACCTCTTCAACTCTGT GGTGAACGTGGGCTGTGGTCCTGCCGAGGAGAGGCTGCTACTCACCGGGCTCCACGCTGTGGCAGACATCTACTGTGAGAACTGCCACACCACACTGGGCTGGAAATAC GAGCAGGCCTTTGAGTTGAGTCAGAAGTACAAGGAAGGGAAGTTCATCATTGAGCTGTCCCACATGATAAAGGACAACGGCTGGGACTGA